Proteins found in one Mytilus edulis chromosome 2, xbMytEdul2.2, whole genome shotgun sequence genomic segment:
- the LOC139512965 gene encoding uncharacterized protein isoform X1 — translation MMQSRFTTLDNHNTMVNISVVLVLVLAVGYTVAIDCFGTTCKVDQEYCQIILKDQTGQCYTHHGNGHHEDHQSCIGAHHPGDHCFCKDQACVTQIMMEWASSSTVDAGGSNMTTLPPMTTQMPMTT, via the exons atgatgcAGTCTCGCTTTACCACTTTAGACAATCATAACACGATGGTTAATATAAGCGTTGTTCTTGTTTTAGTACTGGCTGTTG GTTATACTGTTGCCATTGATTGCTTCGGAACAACATGCAAAGTGGATCAAGAG TATTGTCAGATTATACTTAAGGACCAGACAGGACAATGTTATACTCATCATGGAAACGGG CACCACGAAGACCACCAGTCATGCATTGGTGCTCATCACCCTGGGGACCATTGTTTCTGCAAAGATCAAGCTTGTGTAACCCAAATTA TGATGGAGTGGGCCTCTAGTTCAACTGTCGATGCAGGCGGATCAAATATGACAACACTTCCTCCAATGACCACACAGATGCCAATGACAA CGTAA
- the LOC139512965 gene encoding uncharacterized protein isoform X2 has protein sequence MMQSRFTTLDNHNTMVNISVVLVLVLAVGYTVAIDCFGTTCKVDQEYCQIILKDQTGQCYTHHPGDHCFCKDQACVTQIMMEWASSSTVDAGGSNMTTLPPMTTQMPMTT, from the exons atgatgcAGTCTCGCTTTACCACTTTAGACAATCATAACACGATGGTTAATATAAGCGTTGTTCTTGTTTTAGTACTGGCTGTTG GTTATACTGTTGCCATTGATTGCTTCGGAACAACATGCAAAGTGGATCAAGAG TATTGTCAGATTATACTTAAGGACCAGACAGGACAATGTTATA CTCATCACCCTGGGGACCATTGTTTCTGCAAAGATCAAGCTTGTGTAACCCAAATTA TGATGGAGTGGGCCTCTAGTTCAACTGTCGATGCAGGCGGATCAAATATGACAACACTTCCTCCAATGACCACACAGATGCCAATGACAA CGTAA